One window from the genome of Oryctolagus cuniculus chromosome 1, mOryCun1.1, whole genome shotgun sequence encodes:
- the SLC34A3 gene encoding sodium-dependent phosphate transport protein 2C isoform X1, which translates to MAPCGIGCQRRSRDCRSVPDITRWDKSPVPCTLVQPDPQGRQEPGPSTLSLRLPGACPPAAGDHCGHPPVDGGGGTQRPAGICPRPMPASLTGGQAAHRPPNMADLADQGLRNAGPSSSVLVLEEVGTDPWALPQLKDTGQSWKELSVAGRLGRLAGSFLKAGGLLGCLYFFICSLDILSSAFQLLGSRVAGDAFKDNVVLSSPVAGLVLGVLVTVLVQSSSTSSSIVVSMVASKLLSVQASVPIIMGVNVGTAVTSTLVSIAQVGHRDEFRRAFGGSAVHGIFNWLTVLVLLPLERATAALQRLSELALGAASLRPGGRAPDILKVLTKPLTHLVVQVSRGGHAGQGWAGPIPWASEPLASLEGATSTQPPLPQLDADVLTGGTNSSLIKRWCGSGRETAQGNSEFEQRNQTVPADKLPCHHLFVGAGLTDLAAGCILLAGSLLLLCTCLLLLVKLLNSALRGRVAGAVRTAINADFPFPFGWVSGYLAILVGAGLTFLLQSSSIFTAAIVPLIGVGVISLDRAYPLFLGSNIGTTTTALLAALASPADMLLPSVQVALIHFFFNLAGILLWYTLPVLRLPVPLAKRFGDLTARYRWVAIAYLLLTFLLLPLLAFGLSLAGATALAAVGGPLVGLLLLAGLVCVLQRHRPAWLPGRLRSWAWLPLWLRSLEPWDHLVTRCCPCSLPQSTREAHGCGDPEVLASQRL; encoded by the exons ATGGCGCCATGTGGAATTGGATGCCAGCGTCGAAGCCGGGACTGTCGTAGCGTCCCCGACATCACGCGGTGGGACAAGTCCCCAGTGCCCTGCACCCTCGTCCAGCCAGACCCGCaaggaagacaggagccagggccctCGACTCTGTCCTTGAGGCTGCCTGGGGCCTGCCCGCCTGCAGCCGGAGATCACTGTGGCCACCCTCCTGTGGACGGAGGTGGGGGGACACAGAGGCCTGCAGGG ATCTGCCCCAGACCCATGCCGGCCTCCCTCACTGGTGGCCAGGCTGCCCACCGCCCTCCGAACATGGCTGACCTGGCGGACCAGGGTCTAAGAAATGCAG ggccctccagttctgtcctggtCTTGGAAGAGGTGGGCACAGACCCCTGGGCACTGCCTCAGCTGAAGGACACTGGCCAGTCCTGGAAAG AGCTCAGTGTGGCCGGCAGGCTCGGCCGCCTGGCCGGCAGCTTCCTCAAAGCCGGGGGCCTCCTGGGCTGCCTCTACTTCTTCATCTGCTCCCTGGACATCCTGAGCTCCGCCTTCCAGCTGCTGGGCA GCAGAGTGGCTGGGGACGCCTTCAAGGACAACGTGGTGCTGTCCAGCCCCGTGGCCGGACTGGTCCTGGGCGTTCTGGTCACGGTGCTTGTGCAGAGTTCCAGCACGTCTTCGTCCATCGTGGTCAGCATGGTGGCCTCCAAGC TGCTGTCCGTGCAGGCGTCCGTGCCCATCATCATGGGTGTCAACGTGGGCACCGCCGTCACCAGCACGCTGGTCTCCATCGCGCAGGTGGGCCACCGGGACGAGTTCCGCAG GGCCTTTGGCGGCTCGGCCGTGCACGGCATCTTCAACTGGCTCACGGTGCTGGTGCTGCTGCCACTGGAGCGGGCGACGGCCGCCCTGCAGAGGCTCAGCGAGCTGGCCCTGGGCGCCGCCAGCCTGCGGCCCGGCGGGCGGGCGCCCGACATCCTCAAGGTGCTCACCAAGCCGCTCACACACCTGGTCGTGCAGGTGAGCAGGGGAGGGCAcgccgggcagggctgggccgggccgatcCCTTGGGCATCTGAGCCCTTGGCGAGCCTGGAGGGAGCGACCAGCACacaaccccccctcccccagctggacGCCGACGTGCTCACTGGCGGCACCAACAGCAGCCTCATTAAGCGATGGTGCGGCTCCGGCAGGGAGACG GCTCAGGGGAACAGCGAGTTTGAGCAGCGGAATCAAACAGTGCCGGCGGACAAGCTGCCCT gccaccACCTGTTCGTGGGAGCGGGGCTCACGGACCTGGCCGCGGGCTGCATCCTGCTGGccggctccctgctcctgctctgcacctgcctgCTCCTCCTGGTGAAGCTGCTGAACTCGGCGCTGCGCGGCCGCGTGGCCGGCGCCGTGAGGACCGCCATCAACGCCG attTCCCCTTCCCCTTCGGCTGGGTCAGCGGCTACTTGGCCATCCTGGTGGGCGCCGGCCTGACCTTCCTGCTACAGAGCAGCAGCATCTTCACGGCGGCCATCGTGCCTCTCATAG gggtCGGGGTGATCAGCCTGGACCGCGCGTACCCCCTCTTCCTGGGCTCCAACATCGGCACCACGACCACGGCCCTTCTGGCCGCCCTGGCCAGCCCCGCCGACATGCTGCTGCCTTCCGTGCAG gtggccCTCATCCACTTCTTCTTCAACCTGGCGGGCATACTGCTGTGGTACACACTGCCCGTCCTGCGGCTGCCCGTGCCGCTGGCCAAGCGCTTCGGAGACCTGACTGCCCGCTACCGCTGGGTGGCCATCGCCTACCTCCTGCTCaccttcctgctgcttcccctgctGGCCTTCGGGCTCTCCCTGGCTggggccacggcgctggccgccgTAGGGGGGCCCCTGGTGGGGCTGCTGCTCCTTGCCGGCCTGGTCTGCGTCCTGCAGCGGCACCGGCCCGCCTGGCTGCCCGGCCGCCTGCgctcctgggcctggctcccCCTCTGGCTGCGTTCCCTGGAGCCCTGGGACCACCTGGTGACCCGCTgctgcccctgcagcctccctcAGAGCACCAGAGAGGCCCACGGCTGCGGGGACCCTGAGGTCCTGGCCTCCCAGCGGTTGTGA
- the SLC34A3 gene encoding sodium-dependent phosphate transport protein 2C isoform X2, with protein sequence MAPCGIGCQRRSRDCRSVPDITRWDKSPVPCTLVQPDPQGRQEPGPSTLSLRLPGACPPAAGDHCGHPPVDGGGGTQRPAGICPRPMPASLTGGQAAHRPPNMADLADQGLRNAGPSSSVLVLEEVGTDPWALPQLKDTGQSWKELSVAGRLGRLAGSFLKAGGLLGCLYFFICSLDILSSAFQLLGSRVAGDAFKDNVVLSSPVAGLVLGVLVTVLVQSSSTSSSIVVSMVASKLLSVQASVPIIMGVNVGTAVTSTLVSIAQVGHRDEFRRAFGGSAVHGIFNWLTVLVLLPLERATAALQRLSELALGAASLRPGGRAPDILKVLTKPLTHLVVQLDADVLTGGTNSSLIKRWCGSGRETAQGNSEFEQRNQTVPADKLPCHHLFVGAGLTDLAAGCILLAGSLLLLCTCLLLLVKLLNSALRGRVAGAVRTAINADFPFPFGWVSGYLAILVGAGLTFLLQSSSIFTAAIVPLIGVGVISLDRAYPLFLGSNIGTTTTALLAALASPADMLLPSVQVALIHFFFNLAGILLWYTLPVLRLPVPLAKRFGDLTARYRWVAIAYLLLTFLLLPLLAFGLSLAGATALAAVGGPLVGLLLLAGLVCVLQRHRPAWLPGRLRSWAWLPLWLRSLEPWDHLVTRCCPCSLPQSTREAHGCGDPEVLASQRL encoded by the exons ATGGCGCCATGTGGAATTGGATGCCAGCGTCGAAGCCGGGACTGTCGTAGCGTCCCCGACATCACGCGGTGGGACAAGTCCCCAGTGCCCTGCACCCTCGTCCAGCCAGACCCGCaaggaagacaggagccagggccctCGACTCTGTCCTTGAGGCTGCCTGGGGCCTGCCCGCCTGCAGCCGGAGATCACTGTGGCCACCCTCCTGTGGACGGAGGTGGGGGGACACAGAGGCCTGCAGGG ATCTGCCCCAGACCCATGCCGGCCTCCCTCACTGGTGGCCAGGCTGCCCACCGCCCTCCGAACATGGCTGACCTGGCGGACCAGGGTCTAAGAAATGCAG ggccctccagttctgtcctggtCTTGGAAGAGGTGGGCACAGACCCCTGGGCACTGCCTCAGCTGAAGGACACTGGCCAGTCCTGGAAAG AGCTCAGTGTGGCCGGCAGGCTCGGCCGCCTGGCCGGCAGCTTCCTCAAAGCCGGGGGCCTCCTGGGCTGCCTCTACTTCTTCATCTGCTCCCTGGACATCCTGAGCTCCGCCTTCCAGCTGCTGGGCA GCAGAGTGGCTGGGGACGCCTTCAAGGACAACGTGGTGCTGTCCAGCCCCGTGGCCGGACTGGTCCTGGGCGTTCTGGTCACGGTGCTTGTGCAGAGTTCCAGCACGTCTTCGTCCATCGTGGTCAGCATGGTGGCCTCCAAGC TGCTGTCCGTGCAGGCGTCCGTGCCCATCATCATGGGTGTCAACGTGGGCACCGCCGTCACCAGCACGCTGGTCTCCATCGCGCAGGTGGGCCACCGGGACGAGTTCCGCAG GGCCTTTGGCGGCTCGGCCGTGCACGGCATCTTCAACTGGCTCACGGTGCTGGTGCTGCTGCCACTGGAGCGGGCGACGGCCGCCCTGCAGAGGCTCAGCGAGCTGGCCCTGGGCGCCGCCAGCCTGCGGCCCGGCGGGCGGGCGCCCGACATCCTCAAGGTGCTCACCAAGCCGCTCACACACCTGGTCGTGCAG ctggacGCCGACGTGCTCACTGGCGGCACCAACAGCAGCCTCATTAAGCGATGGTGCGGCTCCGGCAGGGAGACG GCTCAGGGGAACAGCGAGTTTGAGCAGCGGAATCAAACAGTGCCGGCGGACAAGCTGCCCT gccaccACCTGTTCGTGGGAGCGGGGCTCACGGACCTGGCCGCGGGCTGCATCCTGCTGGccggctccctgctcctgctctgcacctgcctgCTCCTCCTGGTGAAGCTGCTGAACTCGGCGCTGCGCGGCCGCGTGGCCGGCGCCGTGAGGACCGCCATCAACGCCG attTCCCCTTCCCCTTCGGCTGGGTCAGCGGCTACTTGGCCATCCTGGTGGGCGCCGGCCTGACCTTCCTGCTACAGAGCAGCAGCATCTTCACGGCGGCCATCGTGCCTCTCATAG gggtCGGGGTGATCAGCCTGGACCGCGCGTACCCCCTCTTCCTGGGCTCCAACATCGGCACCACGACCACGGCCCTTCTGGCCGCCCTGGCCAGCCCCGCCGACATGCTGCTGCCTTCCGTGCAG gtggccCTCATCCACTTCTTCTTCAACCTGGCGGGCATACTGCTGTGGTACACACTGCCCGTCCTGCGGCTGCCCGTGCCGCTGGCCAAGCGCTTCGGAGACCTGACTGCCCGCTACCGCTGGGTGGCCATCGCCTACCTCCTGCTCaccttcctgctgcttcccctgctGGCCTTCGGGCTCTCCCTGGCTggggccacggcgctggccgccgTAGGGGGGCCCCTGGTGGGGCTGCTGCTCCTTGCCGGCCTGGTCTGCGTCCTGCAGCGGCACCGGCCCGCCTGGCTGCCCGGCCGCCTGCgctcctgggcctggctcccCCTCTGGCTGCGTTCCCTGGAGCCCTGGGACCACCTGGTGACCCGCTgctgcccctgcagcctccctcAGAGCACCAGAGAGGCCCACGGCTGCGGGGACCCTGAGGTCCTGGCCTCCCAGCGGTTGTGA
- the SLC34A3 gene encoding sodium-dependent phosphate transport protein 2C isoform X3: protein MPASLTGGQAAHRPPNMADLADQGLRNAGPSSSVLVLEEVGTDPWALPQLKDTGQSWKELSVAGRLGRLAGSFLKAGGLLGCLYFFICSLDILSSAFQLLGSRVAGDAFKDNVVLSSPVAGLVLGVLVTVLVQSSSTSSSIVVSMVASKLLSVQASVPIIMGVNVGTAVTSTLVSIAQVGHRDEFRRAFGGSAVHGIFNWLTVLVLLPLERATAALQRLSELALGAASLRPGGRAPDILKVLTKPLTHLVVQVSRGGHAGQGWAGPIPWASEPLASLEGATSTQPPLPQLDADVLTGGTNSSLIKRWCGSGRETAQGNSEFEQRNQTVPADKLPCHHLFVGAGLTDLAAGCILLAGSLLLLCTCLLLLVKLLNSALRGRVAGAVRTAINADFPFPFGWVSGYLAILVGAGLTFLLQSSSIFTAAIVPLIGVGVISLDRAYPLFLGSNIGTTTTALLAALASPADMLLPSVQVALIHFFFNLAGILLWYTLPVLRLPVPLAKRFGDLTARYRWVAIAYLLLTFLLLPLLAFGLSLAGATALAAVGGPLVGLLLLAGLVCVLQRHRPAWLPGRLRSWAWLPLWLRSLEPWDHLVTRCCPCSLPQSTREAHGCGDPEVLASQRL from the exons ATGCCGGCCTCCCTCACTGGTGGCCAGGCTGCCCACCGCCCTCCGAACATGGCTGACCTGGCGGACCAGGGTCTAAGAAATGCAG ggccctccagttctgtcctggtCTTGGAAGAGGTGGGCACAGACCCCTGGGCACTGCCTCAGCTGAAGGACACTGGCCAGTCCTGGAAAG AGCTCAGTGTGGCCGGCAGGCTCGGCCGCCTGGCCGGCAGCTTCCTCAAAGCCGGGGGCCTCCTGGGCTGCCTCTACTTCTTCATCTGCTCCCTGGACATCCTGAGCTCCGCCTTCCAGCTGCTGGGCA GCAGAGTGGCTGGGGACGCCTTCAAGGACAACGTGGTGCTGTCCAGCCCCGTGGCCGGACTGGTCCTGGGCGTTCTGGTCACGGTGCTTGTGCAGAGTTCCAGCACGTCTTCGTCCATCGTGGTCAGCATGGTGGCCTCCAAGC TGCTGTCCGTGCAGGCGTCCGTGCCCATCATCATGGGTGTCAACGTGGGCACCGCCGTCACCAGCACGCTGGTCTCCATCGCGCAGGTGGGCCACCGGGACGAGTTCCGCAG GGCCTTTGGCGGCTCGGCCGTGCACGGCATCTTCAACTGGCTCACGGTGCTGGTGCTGCTGCCACTGGAGCGGGCGACGGCCGCCCTGCAGAGGCTCAGCGAGCTGGCCCTGGGCGCCGCCAGCCTGCGGCCCGGCGGGCGGGCGCCCGACATCCTCAAGGTGCTCACCAAGCCGCTCACACACCTGGTCGTGCAGGTGAGCAGGGGAGGGCAcgccgggcagggctgggccgggccgatcCCTTGGGCATCTGAGCCCTTGGCGAGCCTGGAGGGAGCGACCAGCACacaaccccccctcccccagctggacGCCGACGTGCTCACTGGCGGCACCAACAGCAGCCTCATTAAGCGATGGTGCGGCTCCGGCAGGGAGACG GCTCAGGGGAACAGCGAGTTTGAGCAGCGGAATCAAACAGTGCCGGCGGACAAGCTGCCCT gccaccACCTGTTCGTGGGAGCGGGGCTCACGGACCTGGCCGCGGGCTGCATCCTGCTGGccggctccctgctcctgctctgcacctgcctgCTCCTCCTGGTGAAGCTGCTGAACTCGGCGCTGCGCGGCCGCGTGGCCGGCGCCGTGAGGACCGCCATCAACGCCG attTCCCCTTCCCCTTCGGCTGGGTCAGCGGCTACTTGGCCATCCTGGTGGGCGCCGGCCTGACCTTCCTGCTACAGAGCAGCAGCATCTTCACGGCGGCCATCGTGCCTCTCATAG gggtCGGGGTGATCAGCCTGGACCGCGCGTACCCCCTCTTCCTGGGCTCCAACATCGGCACCACGACCACGGCCCTTCTGGCCGCCCTGGCCAGCCCCGCCGACATGCTGCTGCCTTCCGTGCAG gtggccCTCATCCACTTCTTCTTCAACCTGGCGGGCATACTGCTGTGGTACACACTGCCCGTCCTGCGGCTGCCCGTGCCGCTGGCCAAGCGCTTCGGAGACCTGACTGCCCGCTACCGCTGGGTGGCCATCGCCTACCTCCTGCTCaccttcctgctgcttcccctgctGGCCTTCGGGCTCTCCCTGGCTggggccacggcgctggccgccgTAGGGGGGCCCCTGGTGGGGCTGCTGCTCCTTGCCGGCCTGGTCTGCGTCCTGCAGCGGCACCGGCCCGCCTGGCTGCCCGGCCGCCTGCgctcctgggcctggctcccCCTCTGGCTGCGTTCCCTGGAGCCCTGGGACCACCTGGTGACCCGCTgctgcccctgcagcctccctcAGAGCACCAGAGAGGCCCACGGCTGCGGGGACCCTGAGGTCCTGGCCTCCCAGCGGTTGTGA
- the TUBB4B gene encoding tubulin beta-4B chain, with protein sequence MREIVHLQAGQCGNQIGAKFWEVISDEHGIDPTGTYHGDSDLQLERINVYYNEATGGKYVPRAVLVDLEPGTMDSVRSGPFGQIFRPDNFVFGQSGAGNNWAKGHYTEGAELVDSVLDVVRKEAESCDCLQGFQLTHSLGGGTGSGMGTLLISKIREEYPDRIMNTFSVVPSPKVSDTVVEPYNATLSVHQLVENTDETYCIDNEALYDICFRTLKLTTPTYGDLNHLVSATMSGVTTCLRFPGQLNADLRKLAVNMVPFPRLHFFMPGFAPLTSRGSQQYRALTVPELTQQMFDAKNMMAACDPRHGRYLTVAAVFRGRMSMKEVDEQMLNVQNKNSSYFVEWIPNNVKTAVCDIPPRGLKMSATFIGNSTAIQELFKRISEQFTAMFRRKAFLHWYTGEGMDEMEFTEAESNMNDLVSEYQQYQDATAEEEGEFEEEAEEEVA encoded by the exons ATGAGGGAGATCGTGCACCTGCAGGCCGGGCAGTGCGGCAACCAGATCGGCGCAAAG TTTTGGGAGGTGATCAGCGACGAGCATGGCATCGACCCGACGGGCACCTACCACGGGGACAGCGACCTGCAGCTGGAGCGCATCAACGTGTACTACAACGAGGCCACCG GCGGCAAGTACGTGCCCCGCGCCGTGCTCGTGGACCTGGAGCCCGGCACCATGGACTCCGTGCGCTCGGGGCCCTTCGGGCAGATCTTCAGACCCGACAACTTCGTGTTCG GCCAGAGTGGGGCCGGGAACAACTGGGCCAAGGGCCACTACACGGAGGGGGCCGAGCTGGTGGACTCGGTGCTGGACGTGGTGAGGAAGGAGGCGGAGAGCTGTGACTGCCTGCAGGGCTTCCAGCTGACCCACTCGCTGGGCGGCGGCACGGGCTCGGGCATGGGCACCCTGCTCATCAGCAAGATCCGCGAGGAGTACCCCGACCGCATCATGAACACCTTCAGCGTGGTGCCCTCGCCCAAGGTGTCGGACACGGTGGTGGAGCCCTACAACGCCACGCTGTCCGTGCACCAGCTGGTGGAGAACACGGACGAGACCTACTGCATCGACAACGAGGCCCTCTACGACATCTGCTTCCGCACGCTCAAGCTCACCACGCCCACCTACGGCGACCTCAACCACCTGGTGTCGGCCACCATGAGCGGGGTCACCACCTGCCTGCGCTTCCCCGGCCAGCTCAACGCCGACCTGCGCAAGCTGGCCGTGAACATGGTGCCCTTCCCCCGCCTGCACTTCTTCATGCCCGGCTTCGCGCCCctcaccagccgcggcagccagcAGTACCGCGCGCTCACCGTGCCCGAGCTCACCCAGCAGATGTTCGACGCCAAGAACATGATGGCCGCCTGCGACCCGCGCCACGGCCGCTACCTGACGGTGGCCGCCGTGTTCCGCGGCCGCATGTCCATGAAGGAGGTGGACGAGCAGATGCTGAACGTGCAGAACAAGAACAGCAGCTACTTCGTCGAGTGGATCCCCAACAACGTCAAGACGGCCGTGTGCGACATCCCGCCGCGCGGCCTCAAGATGTCGGCCACCTTCATCGGCAACAGCACGGCCATCCAGGAGCTGTTCAAGCGCATCTCGGAGCAGTTCACGGCCATGTTCCGGCGCAAGGCCTTCCTGCACTGGTACACGGGCGAGGGCATGGACGAGATGGAGTTCACCGAGGCCGAGAGCAACATGAACGACCTGGTGTCCGAGTACCAGCAGTACCAGGACGCCACGGCCGAGGAGGAGGGCGAGTtcgaggaggaggcggaggaggaggtgGCCTAG
- the CIMIP2A gene encoding ciliary microtubule inner protein 2A isoform X2, with the protein MPAGSIRVAVRDHPYAGFYPQLRYQVGNTYGRTTAQLLTDPSVRKSPCSVLSPISKPKFIEDFSKSKPPLVPCRDLIEPYIPHYTGLQPYKNFEILGRLPPQEAGAEEPPAAQNVSRHVPLPAGSMPYFPYPPCPPGRKVDSRDWGHPGLRLAYGEEAWRNPAPLHEAPGQYQLYHCRRDEGLPRARHLETLDVDRFQRLPQLDHPNLIQRKAISGYAGFVPRFAWVMGMNYRDGVTQALDEFDKTQFLFRNPGCALGQRLPSAHWSSSTIYNSQGMIPFYMGFIPSMQDNYAMTFGNSTRRAYQKEVQRRSQAL; encoded by the exons gtATGCCGGCTTCTACCCGCAGCTGCGCTACCAGGTTGGGAACACCTATGGGCGCACCACGGCACAGCTGCTCACCGACCCCAGCGTGCGCAAGAGCCCCTGCTCCGTCCTGTCCCCCATCTCCAAGCCCAAGTTCATCGAGGACTTCAGCAAGTCCAAGCCCCCGCTGGTCCCCTGCCGAGACCTGATCGAACCCTACATCCCCCACTACACGG GTCTGCAGCCCTACAAGAACTTCGAGATCCTGGGCCGGCTCCCGCCCCAGGAGGCAGGCGCCGAGGAGCCTCCGGCAGCGCAGAACGTGTCCAGACATGTGCCGCTGCCCGCGGGCTCCATGCCCTACTTCCCCTACCCGCCGTGCCCACCAGGGAGGAAGGTGGACTCCAGAGACTGGGGACACCCCGGCCTGCGGCTGGCCTACGGGGAAGAGGCCTGGAGGAACCCCGCGCCCCTCCACGAGGCCCCCGGCCAGTACCAG CTGTACCACTGCAGGAGGGACGAGGGCCTGCCGCGGGCCCGTCACCTGGAGACGCTCGACGTGGACAGGTTCCAGCGGCTGCCCCAGCTGGACCACCCCAACCTGATCCAACGCAAGGCCATCTCCG GCTACGCTGGCTTCGTCCCGCGCTTCGCCTGGGTGATGGGGATGAATTACCGTGACGGGGTGACACAGGCCTTGGACGAGTTCGACAAGACGCAG TTTCTGTTCAGAAACCCGGGCTGTGCCCTGGGCCAAAGGCTGCCCAGCGCCCACTGGTCCAGCAGCACcatctacaacagccaaggcatgATCCCTTTCTACATGGGGTTCATCCCCT CCATGCAGGACAACTACGCCATGACCTTTGGCAACAGCACCCGCAGGGCCTACCAGAAGGAAGTGCAGAGGCGGAGCCAGGCACTATGA
- the CIMIP2A gene encoding ciliary microtubule inner protein 2A isoform X1 yields the protein MTATQKHGLFTPEPHYIPGYAGFYPQLRYQVGNTYGRTTAQLLTDPSVRKSPCSVLSPISKPKFIEDFSKSKPPLVPCRDLIEPYIPHYTGLQPYKNFEILGRLPPQEAGAEEPPAAQNVSRHVPLPAGSMPYFPYPPCPPGRKVDSRDWGHPGLRLAYGEEAWRNPAPLHEAPGQYQLYHCRRDEGLPRARHLETLDVDRFQRLPQLDHPNLIQRKAISGYAGFVPRFAWVMGMNYRDGVTQALDEFDKTQFLFRNPGCALGQRLPSAHWSSSTIYNSQGMIPFYMGFIPSMQDNYAMTFGNSTRRAYQKEVQRRSQAL from the exons gtATGCCGGCTTCTACCCGCAGCTGCGCTACCAGGTTGGGAACACCTATGGGCGCACCACGGCACAGCTGCTCACCGACCCCAGCGTGCGCAAGAGCCCCTGCTCCGTCCTGTCCCCCATCTCCAAGCCCAAGTTCATCGAGGACTTCAGCAAGTCCAAGCCCCCGCTGGTCCCCTGCCGAGACCTGATCGAACCCTACATCCCCCACTACACGG GTCTGCAGCCCTACAAGAACTTCGAGATCCTGGGCCGGCTCCCGCCCCAGGAGGCAGGCGCCGAGGAGCCTCCGGCAGCGCAGAACGTGTCCAGACATGTGCCGCTGCCCGCGGGCTCCATGCCCTACTTCCCCTACCCGCCGTGCCCACCAGGGAGGAAGGTGGACTCCAGAGACTGGGGACACCCCGGCCTGCGGCTGGCCTACGGGGAAGAGGCCTGGAGGAACCCCGCGCCCCTCCACGAGGCCCCCGGCCAGTACCAG CTGTACCACTGCAGGAGGGACGAGGGCCTGCCGCGGGCCCGTCACCTGGAGACGCTCGACGTGGACAGGTTCCAGCGGCTGCCCCAGCTGGACCACCCCAACCTGATCCAACGCAAGGCCATCTCCG GCTACGCTGGCTTCGTCCCGCGCTTCGCCTGGGTGATGGGGATGAATTACCGTGACGGGGTGACACAGGCCTTGGACGAGTTCGACAAGACGCAG TTTCTGTTCAGAAACCCGGGCTGTGCCCTGGGCCAAAGGCTGCCCAGCGCCCACTGGTCCAGCAGCACcatctacaacagccaaggcatgATCCCTTTCTACATGGGGTTCATCCCCT CCATGCAGGACAACTACGCCATGACCTTTGGCAACAGCACCCGCAGGGCCTACCAGAAGGAAGTGCAGAGGCGGAGCCAGGCACTATGA